The genomic window TGTTCTCCCGGATCGCGGCCAGACCGATCTGTTGTTCCTCGATCGCGGAGAGGAACAGGCGCAAGGTGAACAGGTCGACCTGCCTGATCAGGTGCAACCGGTTGAGCGTGCCCATATCACCTCCGCTGTCGGGCCTGACCGGTGTTCCCGATCATAGTAGGACTCTGTGGAGAATATTTAATATGGCATTCAGGTGGTCGGCACCCGCTCGATGAGGGCGACCTTGACGTGGTCGGGCCGCTTCAGGGTGCCGTCGGGCACCAGCTCGACGGTCGTCTTCACGTTGAGCGCTGAGCGCACTCGGCCTTCGATGGTGGTGCGCAGATCGTCGCGCTGTTCGGCGGTCAGGTCCAGTGCGTATTCCACGACCAGAGGCAGCGGACGCTGGGTGGAGTGGCCCTCGAAGTCGGCGCGGATGCGCATCTCGCCGGTCGTCGCGGGCGCCAGTTCCATGACCAGCTCCTTGACCGCGGACGGGAACAGGTTGATGCCACGCACGATCAGCATGTCGTCGGTGCGGCCGACACAGCGCACCTTGTAGCCCGTTCGGCCGCACGCGCAATCGGTGCCGGTGACGACCACATGGTCGCGCGTGCGGAAGCGCAGCAGGGGAGAGGCCTGGCGGCGCAGCGCGGTGTAGACGAGTTCACCACTGGCACCTTCTACGGGCGTCACCTGGTCGCCGGTCTCGGGGTCGATGAGCTCGGCGACCATCAGATCCGGTGACAGGAAGTGCATGCCGTCACCGACCTCGCACTCGCCCCAGTAGGTGCACGCGATGTCGGTGCCGCCCAACATTTCCCGTGCCGTGGCGCCCCACAGCGACTCGAGCTTCTCGCGCACCGCGGGCAGTCCGCCGCCGGGCTCGCCACCCACGCTGATCGCGCGCACACCCAGTTCGGCGGCGGCGCGGCCGACGATCTGCGGCGCCTGCTCGGCCAGATGGGTGAGGAAGTAGGGAGTGCCGATCAGGGCGTTGGGGCGCTGATCGGCCTGGACGCGCAGCAGTCGCTCGGCGCCTGCTTCCGCGCCGATCGGGATGTCGACGATGCCCATGTACTGCAGTATCTGCACGATCGGCAGTCCGCCGACGAAGCCTTTGCTCATGCCGAATCCGTGCAGCAGGCGATCGCCGGGCCGGAATCCGTTGGCGTAGAGGGCGCGTGCGCCCAGCTCACTCCAGGTACGGATGTCGCTTTCCGTCAGACCGACATAGGACGGTGAGCCCGTGGTCCCCGACGACGCCTGAATCTGGACGATGTCGGCATCGGCGGCGGCGACATGGGTGCCCAGCGGCGGTGCGGACGCGAGGCTGTCGCGCAGTTCCTGCTTCTGGGTGAACGGCAGGCCGGCGAGGTCGGCGACGGTCTCGATCTTGCCCATGTCGACGCCGTGCTCGGCGAACTTCGCCTGGTAGAACGCGCTGTGCGCGGCCAGGTATGCGAGCTGCTCGCGGAGCCGCTCGTCCTGAACCCGGCGCGCCTCCTGCGCCGAGAGGGTCTCGACAGAACTCCAGTACCGCGCCGAGAAAGGAACACTTCTCATGATGACTCCCGAATGGCCGTTGCAACGTCGCCGCGCTACCGTTGTCGTCCGGCGACGATTGTTCCCCGACCATAGTTGGGCTATTGTTTCTATTCAATTCGCTGTCTTCGAATCGTAGGTTCGGAATTTTTCACTTGCTAACGCCCTGTCCGTTGGTCAATCTCGAATTGTCGCTGGATATGCTCTGCTGACCTGCTGATTCGGGGGAAAGTGGGCTTCGGGGATTCGGAGCTGCCGAAGGGGCAATTCGAAGATCCTCACTTGGCGCATAGGACGGGCGGAATTAACGTACTGCTCGGCGAACAATTATCTGAACTCATCGCATACGGAGCACAAAGAATGAATTCGAACTTCCTGGACGAGGCGCAGGCAGCCTGGCTCGACACCGTGAACAAGTTCATGGACGACGAGATCACCGTGGAGTATGTGCGCAAGTGTGACATCGCCCGGGAGTACCCGTACGAGGCCTACGAGAAGATCGCCGCCCAGGGCTGGCTCGGCATCCTCATCGACGAGGCCGACGGCGGCTCGGGCGGCGACATCTTCGACTACTCGCTGATGGCCGAGGGGCTGGGCAAGTTCGGTTTCGACTTCGCCTGCTCGGTGCTCGTGCCCACCTTCACCGCGATGAACATCCTCAAGTACGGCACCGACGAGCAGAAGGCGCGCTACGTCAAGCCGTTCATCGACGGTCAGATCCGCTTCTCGGTCTCGATCTCCGAGCCCGACGCCGGTTCGGACGCCTCCAACACCAAGACCCGCGCGCGTCGTGACGAGAACGGTGACTGGATCGTCTCCGGTCAGAAGCTGTGGTGCTCAGGCGCCGCGGCCAAGGACACCGTCATCGCGATGCTGGTGCGCACCGACGCCGACGACAAGCACGGCGGCCTGTCGGTCCTGCTGATCCCCAACGACACCCCCGGCCTGGACATCCGCAAGCTGCCGACGCTGTCTCGGCACGCCACCGGCACGACCGAGATCTTCCTCGACGAGGTCCGCGTACCCGCCGACGCGCTGCTGGGTGAGGTCGGGCAGGGCTGGAAGATCATCACCGACCACCTCGAGCTCGAGCGCTGCGCGGTCGCCGCCGCCTATGTCGGCAACGCCCAGGAAGCGGTCAAGGCCGCCAACAAGTACGCCCACGAGCGCATCCAGTTCGGCAAGCCGATCTACGAGTTCCAGGTGCTCAAGCACATGCTGGCCGAGAACCAGACCCGCGTCGACGCCGCGCGCCTGCTCTGCTACCGCGCCGCCAAGATGAAGGCCGCCGGTCTGCCCGCCGCCCGCGAGACCTCGATGGCCAAGCTCTACGGCTCCGAAACGCTCAAGCAGTGCGCCCTCGACGGCATGCAGATCCTCGGTGGTTACGCCAACCTGCCCGAGGCCGACATGGAGCGGTACCTGCGCGAGAGCGTGCAGTCGACCATCGGCGGCGGCACCTCGCAGATCCAGCGCACCATCATCGCCAAGTCCATGCGCCTCTGACCCGCACCCCCACAAGCACTCTCAGGAGAATTCCGATGGCCACCATCGACAACCGCATCGACATGCCGCTCGACGAGATCGAGGTCGGCACTGTCTTCCGCTCCGGCGGGCGCACCATCACCGAAGCCGACGTGGTGAATTATTGTGCGCTGACCGGCAATTGGATCGAGATTCACTCCAATGTCCACTACGCCGCGCAGACCCGTTTCGGTGAGCGCCTGGTGCAGGGCTCGCTGACCTACTCCCTGATGACCGGCCTGATCCAGTTCGGCCCGTCGATTCAGGCGAACTACGGCATCGACAACTTGCGCTACCTGAAGCCGGTGCTGATCAACGACACCATCTACGTCACCGCCGAGGTGATCGCCAAGAAGGACAAGGACGAGAAGTTCGGCGTCATCACCTTCCTG from Nocardia bhagyanarayanae includes these protein-coding regions:
- a CDS encoding phenylacetate--CoA ligase family protein; the protein is MRSVPFSARYWSSVETLSAQEARRVQDERLREQLAYLAAHSAFYQAKFAEHGVDMGKIETVADLAGLPFTQKQELRDSLASAPPLGTHVAAADADIVQIQASSGTTGSPSYVGLTESDIRTWSELGARALYANGFRPGDRLLHGFGMSKGFVGGLPIVQILQYMGIVDIPIGAEAGAERLLRVQADQRPNALIGTPYFLTHLAEQAPQIVGRAAAELGVRAISVGGEPGGGLPAVREKLESLWGATAREMLGGTDIACTYWGECEVGDGMHFLSPDLMVAELIDPETGDQVTPVEGASGELVYTALRRQASPLLRFRTRDHVVVTGTDCACGRTGYKVRCVGRTDDMLIVRGINLFPSAVKELVMELAPATTGEMRIRADFEGHSTQRPLPLVVEYALDLTAEQRDDLRTTIEGRVRSALNVKTTVELVPDGTLKRPDHVKVALIERVPTT
- a CDS encoding acyl-CoA dehydrogenase family protein, with product MNSNFLDEAQAAWLDTVNKFMDDEITVEYVRKCDIAREYPYEAYEKIAAQGWLGILIDEADGGSGGDIFDYSLMAEGLGKFGFDFACSVLVPTFTAMNILKYGTDEQKARYVKPFIDGQIRFSVSISEPDAGSDASNTKTRARRDENGDWIVSGQKLWCSGAAAKDTVIAMLVRTDADDKHGGLSVLLIPNDTPGLDIRKLPTLSRHATGTTEIFLDEVRVPADALLGEVGQGWKIITDHLELERCAVAAAYVGNAQEAVKAANKYAHERIQFGKPIYEFQVLKHMLAENQTRVDAARLLCYRAAKMKAAGLPAARETSMAKLYGSETLKQCALDGMQILGGYANLPEADMERYLRESVQSTIGGGTSQIQRTIIAKSMRL
- a CDS encoding MaoC/PaaZ C-terminal domain-containing protein, producing MATIDNRIDMPLDEIEVGTVFRSGGRTITEADVVNYCALTGNWIEIHSNVHYAAQTRFGERLVQGSLTYSLMTGLIQFGPSIQANYGIDNLRYLKPVLINDTIYVTAEVIAKKDKDEKFGVITFLMKALNQHGDVVQRSEWSLLMLRKREDLDALVGASLPTEKVRG